In Mycobacterium tuberculosis H37Rv, a single window of DNA contains:
- a CDS encoding glyoxalase II (hydroxyacylglutathione hydrolase (GLX II). Cofactor: binds two zinc ions.): MSKDRLYFRQLLSGRDFAVGDMFATQMRNFAYLIGDRTTGDCVVVDPAYAAGDLLDALESDDMQLSGVLVTHHHPDHVGGSMMGFQLPGLAELLERASVPVHVNTHEALWVSRVTGIPVGDLITHEHGDKVSVGDIDIELLHTPGHTPGSQCFLLDGRLVAGDTLFLEGCGRTDFPGGDSDEMYRSLRQLAELPGDPTVFPGHWYSAEPSASLSEVKRSNYVYRPASLDQWRMLMGG; encoded by the coding sequence GTGTCCAAGGACCGGCTGTACTTCCGTCAACTGCTCTCCGGTCGCGATTTCGCCGTCGGCGACATGTTCGCGACGCAAATGCGCAACTTTGCCTACCTGATCGGAGATCGCACAACCGGGGACTGCGTGGTGGTCGACCCGGCCTACGCTGCCGGGGATCTGCTCGACGCGCTCGAATCCGACGATATGCAGCTATCGGGTGTGCTGGTGACCCACCATCATCCAGACCATGTGGGCGGCTCGATGATGGGTTTTCAGCTGCCGGGACTGGCTGAGCTGCTGGAGCGGGCATCTGTACCCGTGCACGTGAACACCCATGAAGCGCTGTGGGTTTCGCGAGTCACTGGGATTCCTGTCGGCGACCTGATCACCCATGAGCATGGGGACAAGGTCAGCGTCGGCGACATCGACATCGAGCTGCTGCACACACCCGGGCATACCCCAGGCAGTCAGTGCTTTCTACTCGACGGCCGGCTGGTCGCCGGTGACACGCTATTCCTGGAAGGCTGTGGACGCACAGACTTTCCCGGCGGTGATTCCGACGAGATGTACCGCAGCCTGCGACAGCTCGCCGAGCTTCCGGGTGACCCAACCGTCTTTCCCGGGCACTGGTATTCGGCCGAGCCAAGTGCGTCGCTGTCGGAGGTCAAGCGTTCCAATTACGTTTATCGCCC
- a CDS encoding hypothetical protein (A core mycobacterial gene; conserved in mycobacterial strains (See Marmiesse et al., 2004 PMID:14766927).) translates to MGSDCGCGGYLWSMLKRVEIEVDDDLIQKVIRRYRVKGAREAVNLALRTLLGEADTAEHGHDDEYDEFSDPNAWVPRRSRDTG, encoded by the coding sequence TTGGGGTCTGACTGTGGGTGCGGTGGGTATCTTTGGTCCATGCTGAAGAGGGTCGAGATAGAGGTTGATGACGACCTTATCCAAAAGGTCATCCGGCGGTACCGTGTGAAGGGTGCGCGCGAGGCTGTCAACCTTGCGCTGCGAACGTTGCTCGGCGAGGCGGATACCGCGGAGCATGGGCACGATGACGAGTACGACGAGTTCAGCGATCCCAATGCCTGGGTTCCGCGGCGGAGCCGCGACACAGGGTGA
- the rpmG2 gene encoding 50S ribosomal protein L33 (rpmG2. Note that Mycobacterium tuberculosis has a second rpmG gene), protein MASSTDVRPKITLACEVCKHRNYITKKNRRNDPDRLELKKFCPNCGKHQAHRETR, encoded by the coding sequence ATGGCTTCCAGTACCGACGTGCGGCCGAAGATCACTTTGGCATGCGAGGTGTGCAAGCACCGTAACTACATCACCAAAAAGAACCGCCGCAACGACCCGGACCGGCTGGAGCTGAAGAAGTTCTGCCCGAATTGCGGCAAACACCAGGCGCACCGCGAGACGCGGTAA
- the hadA gene encoding (3R)-hydroxyacyl-ACP dehydratase subunit HadA — MALSADIVGMHYRYPDHYEVEREKIREYAVAVQNDDAWYFEEDGAAELGYKGLLAPLTFICVFGYKAQAAFFKHANIATAEAQIVQVDQVLKFEKPIVAGDKLYCDVYVDSVREAHGTQIIVTKNIVTNEEGDLVQETYTTLAGRAGEDGEGFSDGAA, encoded by the coding sequence GTGGCGTTGAGCGCAGACATCGTTGGGATGCATTACCGGTATCCCGACCACTACGAGGTGGAGCGGGAGAAGATTCGCGAGTACGCCGTCGCCGTTCAAAACGACGACGCGTGGTATTTCGAGGAGGACGGCGCCGCCGAACTCGGGTATAAGGGCTTGCTGGCTCCGTTGACGTTTATCTGTGTGTTCGGCTACAAGGCCCAGGCGGCGTTCTTCAAGCATGCGAACATCGCGACCGCGGAGGCGCAGATCGTCCAGGTAGACCAAGTGCTGAAATTCGAGAAACCGATCGTGGCGGGCGACAAGCTGTACTGCGACGTCTATGTGGATTCGGTGCGTGAGGCGCACGGCACCCAGATCATCGTGACCAAGAACATCGTCACCAACGAGGAAGGTGACCTCGTGCAGGAGACCTATACGACCCTGGCGGGCCGTGCCGGCGAGGATGGAGAGGGATTTTCTGATGGCGCTGCGTGA
- the hadB gene encoding (3R)-hydroxyacyl-ACP dehydratase subunit HadB, whose protein sequence is MALREFSSVKVGDQLPEKTYPLTRQDLVNYAGVSGDLNPIHWDDEIAKVVGLDTAIAHGMLTMGIGGGYVTSWVGDPGAVTEYNVRFTAVVPVPNDGKGAELVFNGRVKSVDPESKSVTIALTATTGGKKIFGRAIASAKLA, encoded by the coding sequence ATGGCGCTGCGTGAGTTCAGCTCGGTGAAGGTCGGAGACCAGCTTCCGGAGAAGACCTACCCGCTGACCCGCCAGGATCTGGTGAACTACGCCGGAGTTTCGGGTGACTTGAACCCGATTCACTGGGACGACGAGATCGCCAAGGTCGTCGGGCTGGACACCGCGATCGCTCACGGCATGTTGACGATGGGGATCGGCGGTGGCTACGTCACATCCTGGGTTGGCGACCCGGGCGCGGTCACCGAGTACAACGTGCGGTTCACTGCGGTGGTTCCGGTGCCCAATGACGGCAAGGGCGCCGAGCTGGTGTTCAACGGTCGGGTGAAATCGGTTGATCCTGAGAGCAAGTCGGTGACCATCGCACTCACCGCTACTACCGGCGGCAAGAAGATTTTCGGGCGGGCCATCGCCTCGGCGAAGTTAGCGTAG
- the hadC gene encoding (3R)-hydroxyacyl-ACP dehydratase subunit HadC yields the protein MALKTDIRGMIWRYPDYFIVGREQCREFARAVKCDHPAFFSEEAAADLGYDALVAPLTFVTILAKYVQLDFFRHVDVGMETMQIVQVDQRFVFHKPVLAGDKLWARMDIHSVDERFGADIVVTRNLCTNDDGELVMEAYTTLMGQQGDGSARLKWDKESGQVIRTA from the coding sequence ATGGCGCTCAAGACCGATATCCGCGGGATGATTTGGCGGTACCCGGACTACTTCATCGTGGGCCGTGAGCAATGCCGCGAGTTTGCCCGAGCTGTCAAGTGCGACCACCCGGCCTTTTTCAGCGAGGAAGCGGCCGCCGACCTCGGTTACGACGCGCTGGTTGCTCCGCTGACCTTCGTGACGATCCTCGCCAAATATGTGCAACTGGACTTCTTCCGCCACGTCGACGTGGGCATGGAGACGATGCAGATCGTTCAGGTCGACCAGCGGTTCGTGTTCCACAAACCCGTGCTCGCCGGGGACAAGTTGTGGGCTCGGATGGACATCCATTCGGTGGACGAGCGGTTCGGCGCAGACATCGTCGTTACCAGAAACCTCTGCACCAACGACGACGGTGAGCTGGTCATGGAGGCCTACACCACGCTGATGGGCCAGCAGGGTGATGGTTCCGCCAGACTCAAATGGGACAAGGAATCCGGGCAGGTCATCAGGACCGCGTAA